In Paenibacillus sonchi, the genomic stretch CCCTGTGTAATTGCTGAATCCTCCAAAAGGGAGCTTCCGCCGCACCAGGTGATGGTCCAGGATGCTGAATTGCTGGAAGAGCTGAGTGCAGCGGACAGAGAGGAATTCGTCTCCATTGCAGTTGTGCAGGATAGAACTGTATGGGAGCGGTTCAGCCGTGAGATACTATGCGGCCTCCAACTGGCGGATGAAGCCTTTATGGAGCGGATAAAAGCGGATGGTGGCTATCCCTTCAGCTTCGAGGCAGATGCTATCGCTCCCTTTGAGAAGCCAAGTCTGATCATAACAGGAAGGCAAGATTCAATGACAGGATATAAGGATGTCTGGAAGCTATTGGATTTCTTGCCGCACGCGACGTTTGCGGTTCTGGACCGTGCCGGTCATAATCTGCATCTGGAGCAAGATGAGCTGTTTAAGGCTATGGCAAGAGAATGGCTCTCAAGAGTAAGCAGCGAGACCTGAACATTAGCTTGGTCTGAACATCAGCCTGAATGCTGCTCCGTCCGTTCATATTGAATAAGCGTTATACCGCTTTCCTCGATTTGAACTTCAGCGGTCTGCACAAAGCCCAGCTTCTCATAGAAGTAGTGGTTCCTGACCGCCCAGGAGGGGGTGTCCAGTGTCCATTTATGGGCGTTGGGGAAAGTGCTGAATAAGAAATGAAAGACATCCTGGCCATACCCCCGGTTCTGATACAGCGGGTCAATAAAGATTCGGCCCAGATGGTATTCCTCTCCACCCGGTGAAGGGAAAATTATCATTCCGCCGATGATGTGCTCATCAGCAAGCAGCTTGTAGTATAGGCCTTTTTCCATCATTTCACTCTGCCACGAACTGGAGCTGTATCCTGGAGGCCCGTCTTCGGCCTTGTTCTGGAACCGGCGCGCATCTTCATCGAAGGTTCTTTTTTGGACTTCCGCCAACAGGCCGGCATCCTGAGGTTCGGCTATAAGAATAGACAGCATGTAATGGTCCTCCTTGGTGTTTTATGTAAATTCCATATTGCTCTGCTGAAGGCAAATGGGCGAAGCATCCGGTTGGGCAGATCAGCTGCGGCAGCTTCTGCAGCAGAAGACGCAGCCTACACTGCGGCTGCGTCCGATTCACTTTGCTTGGGTTTCAACTTAGGCGGGAGGCCGGGAGCCTATTCCTTGCTTGCGCCCCCGCCGATCTTCTGGCCAATCCATTCCTCATAGGATTTGACCACTGCAGACAGATCCTCATCCCCATAGCCGTGGTTGAACCCGGCCTGGAACATGCTTTTGGCCACGCCAAGCATGGGGGAAGGCACGCCTGTGGAGTCGCTGAGCGAGGAAGCCAGCTTGAGGTCCTTCAGCATCAGCGCAAGGGAGAACTGGTTGCTGAAATCATTGTCTATGATCTTCTGGCCTTTCAGTTCAGCTTGTTTGCTGCCCGCCGAACCGTTCTTCACCAGCTCCAGGAACTTGTCTGCGGGCACGCCCGACTTCACGGCGATGGAGAAGCCTTCGGCGAGCGCGACATTATGAATGCCGACCATGGCGTTGTGGGCCAGCTTAGCGACAGCGCCGCTGCCGTTGCCGCCCATATGCAGGAGCAGCCTGCCCATGGAGTCGAAGATATCACGGTGCTGATCAATGACCCCGGTGCTGCCGCCAACCATGAACACCAGCGTGCCTTCGATGGCCGCAGGTTTGCTGCCGGTTACCGGCGCATCCAGGAAACTTCCGCCCCGCTCCTCCACGGCTGCGGCAATTTCCTTTGCCAAACCGGGGGAAATCGTGCTGGAATCCACAACCGTTGTCCCCGGCTGAAGGACAGCCAGGATGCCGCCGGTGCCGTAGAACACCTCGCGGATGGAATCATCGTTGCTGATCATGGTAATAATAACATCCTTGCCTTCGGCGGCATGTTGCGGCGTTGCAGCCACCCGGGCACCCTCTGCTCTCAGAGGTTCACTTTTGCTTGCTGTCCGGTTGTACACGGTAACCTCAAATCCGCTGCGCAGCAGGTTGGAAGCCATAGGTGCCCCCATCGTTCCGAGTCCGATAAAGCCGATCTGTTTCATTGCGTTTCCACCTTCGCTCTTTGAAATTGCATGCTTTTATATATTCTATCACGGCACCCTGGCTTGTTCCACAAAACGGTCCTTTGCTCTGTGCAGCAAGCGTTTCCACGAAACTTCCGAAAACATGGTTCAAAAGCCCGGGATGTGCCTAATGACCTTGCCAGTCAAGGCAAATTAAAGTATCCTAATTATAAAGTTGTAACAAACGGTGTCAAATCCAAAGAGATAAACAGGAGGTAACCATTACCGATGTCCAAGAAGATTAATTTTGACTACACCAAAGCTCTCTCCTTCTTCAGCCAGCATGAGATTGACTACTTTGCCGCTCCGGTGAAGCTGGCCCACGAGCAGCTTCATAACAAGAGCGGAGCAGGCTCCGATTACCTGGGCTGGATCGATCTGCCTAAGGCTTATGACAAGGAAGAGTTCGCCCGTATCCAGCAGGCGGCCAAGAAGATTCAGAGCGATTCCGATGTGCTCATCGTTATCGGTATCGGCGGCTCTTATCTGGGTGCGCGTGCAGCCATTGAGGCGCTCTCGCATTCCTTCTACAACAACCTTTCCAAGGACAAACGCAAAACACCGGAAGTTTATTTTGCAGGGAACAACATCAGCTCTACATATATCACACACCTGCTTGACCTTGTAGAAGGCAAAGACTTCTCCGTGAACGTCATTTCCAAATCCGGTACAACTACTGAACCGGCTATCGCTTTCCGTATCTTCCGCGCAGCGCTGGAGAAGAAATACGGCAAGGAAGAGGCACGCAAGCGTATCTACGCTACCACCGACAAGGAAAAAGGCGCACTCAAGAAGCTTGCCAATGAAGAAGGCTATGAGTCGTTCATTATCCCTGACGATGTAGGCGGACGCTACTCGGTACTGACACCGGTAGGACTTCTGCCGATCGCTGTAGCGGGAATCAACATTGAAGAAATGATGCAAGGGGCCGCAGCCGCAGCGGATGAGTTCAACAACCCGGATGTGGCTACCAACCAGAGCTATCAATATGCAGCTGTCCGCAATGCCTTGTACCGCAAGGGCAAAACAACAGAAATCCTCGTCAACTACGAGCCTTCCCTGCACTTTGTATCCGAATGGTGGAAGCAATTGTACGGCGAAAGCGAAGGCAAGGATTTCAAGGGCATCTATCCATCCTCCGTTGATTTCTCCACGGATCTGCACTCCATGGGCCAATTCATTCAAGAGGGGAACCGCAACATTTTCGAAACGGTAATCCAGGTTGAAAAGGTCCAACATGAAATTTCGATCGAGAATGATCCGGATGATCTGGACGGCCTGAACTTCCTGACCGGCAAGACCATGGATTTTGTCAACAAAAAAGCGTTCCAGGGCACAATGCTGGCCCACACTGACGGACAAGTTCCGAACCTGATTGTGACCATCCCGGATCAGACGCCTTATACCTTCGGGTACCTGGTGTACTTCTTTGAAAAAGCCTGCGGTATCAGCGGATACCTGCTGGGCGTCAACCCATTCGACCAACCGGGTGTAGAAGCATACAAGAAGAACATGTTCGCCCTGCTCGGCAAACCGGGCTACGAGAAAGAAAAGGCAGAGCTCGAAGCCAGACTTACCGAATAGCACTGCCGGACACCGCAGATCATTCATACTAGTATAGCCACCAGGGAGCAGACCAGAGGTAATCCATACCATGGCCTGCTCCTAATATATATCAAGATATTATTTGGATGTAAGGAATGGAATAATGATGCTGGAACAATACCGGACGGTGCGCTCTCCCGGTTCCCGGGAAGTCGTAATCCGTAAGTCACGCTTCATCGGCCACGTAATGCCGGTGGAGACCGAAGAAGAAGCGGTGCAATTTATCGAGAACATCAAGAAGCAGCATTGGAATGCCACACATAACTGCTCTGGATATATGATTGGCGAGCGGGACGAGATCCAGAGACAGTCGGATGACGGGGAGCCGAGTGGAACGGCCGGTAAACCGATTTTGGAGGTAATTCGCAGCCAAAACGTTAAAAATGTCGCAATTGTTGTTACCCGTTATTTCGGAGGCATTATGCTGGGCGCAGGCGGATTAATCCGGGCCTATACGGACGGCGCTGTCCTGGCACTCGAAGCTGGAGAAGTAATCACCCGTGTGCTGAGGCGTGAGGTATTTGTGGAAATTGACTATACCTGGCTGGGCAAGGTTGAGAATGAGCTTAGAGGAAGAGGCATACAGACTGGTGAAACTTTGTTTACGGATAAAGTTACGCTGCTGTGTCTGCCGCGCAATGATGAGGGAGACGCATTTATGGCATGGATAACGGATCTTACCCAGGGGCAAGCGCTGGTTACAGAAGGGCGGCGGCTTTACTACAGCGAAGGGGAATAAGATATGGCAAGAAGAGCAGTCGAGCAGGAGTTGTCGAGGGAAAGAATTTTGGAAGCGGCCAGGCATTTATTCATTACCAAAGGATACCGGGCAATATCGATGCGCAGCATTGGCCAGCATCTGGGGTACAGCCATGGGTCGCTCTATTATCATTTCAAAGAGAAGGCGGAGCTGTTCTACGCCATTGTTGTCGAGGATTTCAATCATGTTGCCACATTGCTGAATCAGGTTATGCATACGCCGCCTGAACCGGGAATGACGCGGGTGGAACAGCTGATTCTGGAATTTATCCGGTTTGGACTGGATCATCCTTATCAGTACGAGATTATGTTCATGATCCGTGACGAAGAGCTTCTGGCTTATTGCCGTGCGGAACAGGGCCGATGTTTTGAGTTATTCGCAAGCATTGTGCGTTCGCACATGAAAGAAGAGGGTTATGTATCCGAGGACTGGCAGAGCATACCGCTCACCTTGTTCTTGTCCGCACACGGTTTTATTTCTTATTATATCCAGGATAAAGTATCGTTCGAGGATGTCAGACAGGCAGCTGTTATGCATGTCAAGGTATTAAGCCGCAGTTTATAGAGGCTGTGCTTTTTTTAACATTTCCCGGTTTAGCGCGTTGCATTGGTATAACTTTGAATGGTGAAAGTGTGAAGAGGTTTATCCTTGTTATAAAAGACGGCCCCGCAAGAAGTGGCCGTCTTTTTGCTGCAGCAAGGACTATTTTATAGAAGCGGTACGTGAGTACGTAAGTTTAGCCTTCTATAATTTTCAGATAACATTGCCGGCGTCTCGGCCCGTCAAATTCGCAGAAGTAAATGCCCTGCCAGCGGCCCAGCAGCAGTTCGCCCTCATGGATGATGATGCTCTGGGAGGGACCGGCAGTGATGGATTTCAGGTGAGAAGCCGTATTGCCTTCCGCGTGGCGGTATTTGGGATGCTCCCAAGGATAAACCTCGTCAAGCCGCATCAGCACATCATGTTTGACGTCCGGGTCAGCATTTTCATTAATAGCTATTCCCGCAGTGGTGTGCGGACAGTATACAATGATGATGCCATTCTGAACACCGCTTTTTTTGACATAGGAAATGACTTCTCTGGTGATGTCCCTCAGCTCATCCCGTTTGCTGGTACTGATCTCCATGGTGTGCAGCATAATGTTATCCCCTCTCTTTACAATAAATATACTATAGTTTACCCCAAATCGAACGAAAGTAATTGACGAGCGCAAGCGGCATTTGGTAAAGTAGTGATAACTTTAAACCAAGTATATTAATAGGAATAATTATGGCTGTAAAGGCGAGTATACCGACCGGTAAGCCGGAGGTGGGGGGATTTGTTCTTGAATACGCTGCTTAGACACAAGGGCTGGACCTGGGGATTCCGCACGACTATTCTGCTGTATTTTGTGGTACTGATTGTTCTGCCGATACTGGGGGTCTATTACAACTCGTTTTCGCTTGGCTTCAGTAATTTTGCCGAGAGTATCAGTGATCCGATAGCCTGGAAGTCTGTACTGCTGACGCTAAAATTAGCGGTGATGGCTACGGTCATTAATGTGCTGCTTGGGACGATGATTGCCTGGGTGCTGATCCGTTATCAATTTCCCGGGAAGGCGCTGCTGAACAGTCTTGTTGATTTGCCCTTTGCGCTGCCGACGGCAGTCGGGGGGCTGATGATTCTGCTGCTGCTGGGTCCAGGCAGTCTGATTGGCGGCATGGCGGAAGCCCTGGGATTTGAAATTGTATTTCACCAGCCGGCGATTGTGATTGCCATGGTTTTTGTCACCTTTCCCTTTGTGATCCGCGCGGTGCAGCCGCTGCTGGAGGAGCTGGACGCTTCGGAGGAAGAAGCAGCTTATACGATGGGAGCCACGCGCAGCCGCGTGTTCCGGCAGGTCATTCTGCCCTCCATGGCTCCTGGAATGATCAGCGGCGGCATGCTGGCCTTCTCCCGGGCGCTTGCCGAATTCGGAGCTGTTGTACTCGTAGCGGGCAATATTCCGGGACGTACGCTGGTATCCTCCGTGTTCATTTTCGGTGAAGTGGAAAGTGACAATCCGGTCGGGGCTGCGGCGGTATCCGTCATTCTCTTAACCTTGTCCTTCCTTATTCTCTGGCTTATTAACCTTCTGCAGATGAGGGGGAGAAGAGCATGAGAAAGCTGTGGATCGGACTTACTTATCTTGTATTTTTCCTGCTGATTGCCGCACCTCTCGGGAAAATGACGATCGGCGCCTTCAGCGAAGGCTTCGGCGGCTTCTGGAATGCACTAACCCGCCCGGAGGCGCTGCACGCACTGATGATGACAGGGTTCGTCGTTGTGGTGGTTACGCTGCTCAATACGCTGTTCGGCATTATGATGGCCTTGTATCTGGTAAGGGCAAGCTGGTTGGGCAGCCGGGTCA encodes the following:
- a CDS encoding alpha/beta fold hydrolase, with the translated sequence MLYSDNYITFNYEEAGEGKPMLILHGNGPDHRMMMSCMEPLFSSQDQYRRIYVDLPGMGMSPAAEWIRSSDDMLRAVKMMIEALIPNERFLFVGQSYGGYLARGLLGEYAELIDGLFLLCPCVIAESSKRELPPHQVMVQDAELLEELSAADREEFVSIAVVQDRTVWERFSREILCGLQLADEAFMERIKADGGYPFSFEADAIAPFEKPSLIITGRQDSMTGYKDVWKLLDFLPHATFAVLDRAGHNLHLEQDELFKAMAREWLSRVSSET
- a CDS encoding GNAT family N-acetyltransferase, with protein sequence MLSILIAEPQDAGLLAEVQKRTFDEDARRFQNKAEDGPPGYSSSSWQSEMMEKGLYYKLLADEHIIGGMIIFPSPGGEEYHLGRIFIDPLYQNRGYGQDVFHFLFSTFPNAHKWTLDTPSWAVRNHYFYEKLGFVQTAEVQIEESGITLIQYERTEQHSG
- a CDS encoding NAD(P)-dependent oxidoreductase, with product MKQIGFIGLGTMGAPMASNLLRSGFEVTVYNRTASKSEPLRAEGARVAATPQHAAEGKDVIITMISNDDSIREVFYGTGGILAVLQPGTTVVDSSTISPGLAKEIAAAVEERGGSFLDAPVTGSKPAAIEGTLVFMVGGSTGVIDQHRDIFDSMGRLLLHMGGNGSGAVAKLAHNAMVGIHNVALAEGFSIAVKSGVPADKFLELVKNGSAGSKQAELKGQKIIDNDFSNQFSLALMLKDLKLASSLSDSTGVPSPMLGVAKSMFQAGFNHGYGDEDLSAVVKSYEEWIGQKIGGGASKE
- a CDS encoding glucose-6-phosphate isomerase yields the protein MSKKINFDYTKALSFFSQHEIDYFAAPVKLAHEQLHNKSGAGSDYLGWIDLPKAYDKEEFARIQQAAKKIQSDSDVLIVIGIGGSYLGARAAIEALSHSFYNNLSKDKRKTPEVYFAGNNISSTYITHLLDLVEGKDFSVNVISKSGTTTEPAIAFRIFRAALEKKYGKEEARKRIYATTDKEKGALKKLANEEGYESFIIPDDVGGRYSVLTPVGLLPIAVAGINIEEMMQGAAAAADEFNNPDVATNQSYQYAAVRNALYRKGKTTEILVNYEPSLHFVSEWWKQLYGESEGKDFKGIYPSSVDFSTDLHSMGQFIQEGNRNIFETVIQVEKVQHEISIENDPDDLDGLNFLTGKTMDFVNKKAFQGTMLAHTDGQVPNLIVTIPDQTPYTFGYLVYFFEKACGISGYLLGVNPFDQPGVEAYKKNMFALLGKPGYEKEKAELEARLTE
- a CDS encoding YigZ family protein, yielding MLEQYRTVRSPGSREVVIRKSRFIGHVMPVETEEEAVQFIENIKKQHWNATHNCSGYMIGERDEIQRQSDDGEPSGTAGKPILEVIRSQNVKNVAIVVTRYFGGIMLGAGGLIRAYTDGAVLALEAGEVITRVLRREVFVEIDYTWLGKVENELRGRGIQTGETLFTDKVTLLCLPRNDEGDAFMAWITDLTQGQALVTEGRRLYYSEGE
- a CDS encoding TetR/AcrR family transcriptional regulator; translated protein: MARRAVEQELSRERILEAARHLFITKGYRAISMRSIGQHLGYSHGSLYYHFKEKAELFYAIVVEDFNHVATLLNQVMHTPPEPGMTRVEQLILEFIRFGLDHPYQYEIMFMIRDEELLAYCRAEQGRCFELFASIVRSHMKEEGYVSEDWQSIPLTLFLSAHGFISYYIQDKVSFEDVRQAAVMHVKVLSRSL
- a CDS encoding secondary thiamine-phosphate synthase enzyme YjbQ encodes the protein MLHTMEISTSKRDELRDITREVISYVKKSGVQNGIIIVYCPHTTAGIAINENADPDVKHDVLMRLDEVYPWEHPKYRHAEGNTASHLKSITAGPSQSIIIHEGELLLGRWQGIYFCEFDGPRRRQCYLKIIEG
- the cysT gene encoding sulfate ABC transporter permease subunit CysT, whose amino-acid sequence is MNTLLRHKGWTWGFRTTILLYFVVLIVLPILGVYYNSFSLGFSNFAESISDPIAWKSVLLTLKLAVMATVINVLLGTMIAWVLIRYQFPGKALLNSLVDLPFALPTAVGGLMILLLLGPGSLIGGMAEALGFEIVFHQPAIVIAMVFVTFPFVIRAVQPLLEELDASEEEAAYTMGATRSRVFRQVILPSMAPGMISGGMLAFSRALAEFGAVVLVAGNIPGRTLVSSVFIFGEVESDNPVGAAAVSVILLTLSFLILWLINLLQMRGRRA